From a single Solanum dulcamara chromosome 4, daSolDulc1.2, whole genome shotgun sequence genomic region:
- the LOC129884894 gene encoding GDSL esterase/lipase LIP-4-like, translating to MNMKMRSRTTCTCILLVCFWMSQLTNVVVCECSRNMVIFNFGDSNSDTGGYPAAHGIRFGFPDGRTFFHQPSDRLCDGRLILDFLCESLNMSYLTPYLESVRPNFKNGVNFAIGGASTLPKNVLFSLSTQVLQFVRFLQLQSKGLEELVKKEDLKKAVYMIDIGQNDLAGAFTYLSQASQVIEKIPSFISEIQDAILSIYKHGGKNFWIHNTGPLGCLPQKVATRNASNSNDVDDYGCVKSMNEAAEAFNNQLHALCEQLRLQMKDTTIVYVDMYAIKYDLIANSSVYGIQNPLMVCCGYGGPPYNYNSNITCRQSGCTLCEESSGYVSWDGVHYTEFANSIVASKILSTNYSTPPLDLYHFCT from the exons atgaatatgaaaatGAGAAGTAGAACAACTTGTACGTGTATATTACTTGTTTGTTTTTGGATGTCTCAATTGACAAACGTTGTTGTTTGTGAGTGTAGTAGAAATATGGTAATTTTCAATTTTGGAGATTCAAATTCAGACACAGGTGGTTATCCAGCTGCCCATGGAATCAGATTTGGATTTCCAGATGGCCGTACTTTTTTTCATCAACCCTCTGATAGATTGTGTGATGGACGATTGATTCTTGACTTCCTTT GTGAAAGTCTGAACATGAGCTATTTGACTCCATATCTGGAATCTGTAAGGCCGAATTTCAAGAACGGGGTAAATTTTGCAATCGGAGGTGCAAGTACACTCCCCAAAAATGTTTTATTTAGTCTGAGTACTCAAGTTCTCCAATTTGTAAGGTTTCTTCAGTTACAATCCAAAG GTTTGGAAGAGTTGGTTAAGAAAGAGGATTTGAAGAAAGCAGTATATATGATAGACATAGGACAAAATGATCTTGCCGGTGCATTCACTTACCTTTCACAAGCTTCTCAAGTTATTGAAAaaatcccttctttcatatctgAAATTCAAGATGCAATTCTG AGCATATACAAACATGGAGGGAAGAATTTCTGGATTCATAACACGGGACCATTGGGTTGTTTGCCACAGAAGGTTGCCACAAGAAATGCAAGCAACTCGAACGATGTTGATGATTATGGCTGTGTTAAATCAATGAACGAAGCTGCGGAAGCATTTAACAATCAATTGCACGCTCTTTGTGAACAATTGAGGCTCCAAATGAAGGACACAACCATTGTGTATGTTGATATGTATGCCATCAAGTATGACCTCATCGCAAATTCTAGCGTTTATG GTATTCAAAATCCATTGATGGTGTGCTGTGGTTATGGTGGTCCGCCTTATAACTACAATTCCAACATAACTTGTCGTCAAAGTGGGTGTACTCTGTGCGAGGAAAGCTCTGGATATGTCAGCTGGGATGGAGTTCACTACACTGAGTTTGCCAATTCAATTGTTGCTTCCAAAATACTCTCTACTAATTATTCTACTCCACCTCTTGACTTATATCACTTTTGTACCTAG